In a genomic window of Suricata suricatta isolate VVHF042 chromosome 12, meerkat_22Aug2017_6uvM2_HiC, whole genome shotgun sequence:
- the SPATA12 gene encoding LOW QUALITY PROTEIN: spermatogenesis-associated protein 12 (The sequence of the model RefSeq protein was modified relative to this genomic sequence to represent the inferred CDS: inserted 3 bases in 2 codons; deleted 2 bases in 1 codon; substituted 3 bases at 3 genomic stop codons): MPTVLTCGSTLEKSGDTWTKKAMASFSLVVLWHQRSWGSTYYPNKSSPCQRLSGELXADFAIPELTYHRAVHXSKACPXYLKAPISLDITXINLLGRSPSPPPSLIQLNGVPERHSWQVIPLSXPYFLGQEDGDTKRIIHEDVSVEPNSTRHSHSHQLAFTELWILWPRNLKDASASTRAGRSRNHGRRPARSQPRSSQRSARQPREPLPAAPDATLTWGRPTEAEEDTEEKDRWRLPPRKWLWELSPKSSQHQSQGLRRELQPVRSGGGTAHLRRVQAPGCAPSAPGPESAPSPLRAPGRVGATRRWGAEVQLGIAG, from the exons ATGCCCACTGTCCTGACTTGCGGGTCTACTTTGGAAAAATCAGGAGACACCTGGACAAAGAAGGCAATGGCCTCCTTCAGCCTTGTTGTTCTGTGGCACCAGAGATCCTGGGGGTCCACTTACTACCCCAACAAATCCTCACCATGCCAGAGACTAAGCGGT GAGTTGTGAGCAGACTTTGCAATCCCAGAGCTGACATACCACAGGGCTGTGCACTGAAGCAAGGCCTGTCCGTGATATTTAAAAGCACCCATCTCTCTTGACATCA GAATCAATCTTCTGGGAAGATCCCCCTCACCTCCACCTTCCTTGATACAACTGAACGGAGTTCCAGAAAGACACAGTTGGCAAGTTATTCCACTTTC ACCTTACTTTCTTGGTCAGGAAGATGGGGATACTAAGAGG ATAATACATGAGgatgtcagtgtagagcctaatAGCACAAGGCACAGCCATTCACATCAACTGGCATTTACTGAGCTCTG GATCCTCTGGCCGCGCAATTTAAAAGATGCATCCGCCAGCACTAGGGCCGGGCGGTCCCGGAACCACGGCCGCCGCCCTGCGCGCTCACAGCCGCGTTCCTCGCAGCGAAGTGCCCGGCAGCCTCGCGAGCCACTACCAGCGGCGCCCGACGCGACGCTGACCTGGGGGCGCCCCACCGAGGCTGAGGAAGATACCGAGGAAAAGGACAGGTGGCGCCTCCCTCCCCGGAAGTGGCTCTGGGAACTTTCGCCTAAGAGCTCCCAGCACCAAAGTCAGGGTCTCCGGCGGGAGCTGCAGCCGGTCCGGAGTGGTGGTGGCACTGCCCACCTGCGCCGCGTCCAGGCACCCGGGTGCGCTCCGAGTGCCCCGGGGCCGGAGAGCGCGCCTAGCCCGCTTCGGGCACCGGGACGGGTGGGGGCGACCCGGAGGTGGGGGGCGGAGGTCCAGCTCGGGATTGCGGGTTaa